The DNA segment TAGCAGTGACGTTGTATGCCCTGACGCGCGACGCCGACCGTGAGATTGCTTTATTGGGATTGGCCTGCCGCGTTGGCGAAGGTCTTATTGGTGCGGCCAACCTGCCCAAGACTCTCGGATTACTTTGGCTTGCTACGACCGGCTCCGGATTGGCTTCGATGGACGCCGCCACGACTCACACTCTCGGATCGATGTGGCTCTTATCGCCCGGCAGTTACACGATCAGCGCGCTGTTTTTTGCTTTCGGGAGTACATTTTTTTCATACCTGTTTTTACGCGGACGATTAATTCCCATCGCGCTGGCATGGCTTGGTGTTGTTGCATCTGTTTTACTGGTTGTCATGCTGCTTATTCAGGCCGGCGGTTTTGTCAAAGCCGGTTGGTGGGAGTGGATGCCAATGCTGGTATTCGAACTCGTTCTCGCATTCTGGCTCATCGTCAAAGGAGTCACAGTGAAAGGCGAGGAAAATCCATCATTGAAATAGCCGGGAATTCGCCTTTTATTAAAACATGAAATGCACCCAAAATGGTTATTTTTCAAAAATAGTTTTTGAATATATTTTCTCAATAGTAAGACAACCATCCAAAGGCTCTTCCATGTCCACTCAAAAACAATATTCATACGTT comes from the bacterium genome and includes:
- a CDS encoding DUF4386 domain-containing protein, with product MTLKTNSRITGVTFIFYIAAGIASMNLFGKAAGGSDIAARLAGIAGHTSELGLTIILNLLCNLSAIILAVTLYALTRDADREIALLGLACRVGEGLIGAANLPKTLGLLWLATTGSGLASMDAATTHTLGSMWLLSPGSYTISALFFAFGSTFFSYLFLRGRLIPIALAWLGVVASVLLVVMLLIQAGGFVKAGWWEWMPMLVFELVLAFWLIVKGVTVKGEENPSLK